A region of Haemorhous mexicanus isolate bHaeMex1 chromosome 24, bHaeMex1.pri, whole genome shotgun sequence DNA encodes the following proteins:
- the ST3GAL4 gene encoding CMP-N-acetylneuraminate-beta-galactosamide-alpha-2,3-sialyltransferase 4 isoform X3 — protein sequence MGESKALEVPQVTSHDESSGPRLIPFLLIKMINKSRGKILGVLALFLVMVWYSIYREDSFYFPVQENNKTTCPLGEVEKKAAQLIGNYTRDHPLFLQLKDYFWVKTPSLYELPYGTKGSEDVLLRLLSITHYSLPESIQSLKCRRCAVVGNGHRLRNSSMGDTINTYDVVIRLNNAPVHGYEQDVGSKTTMRLFYPESAHFDPRTENNPDTLLVLVPFKPMDFQWMEAILNDKKRVRKGFWKQPPLIWDANPEQVRVLNPYYMEVTAAKLLNLPMKQPRKVKQKPTTGLLAITLALHFCDLVHIAGFGYPDSANKKQTIHYYEQITLKSMAASEHNVSHEAVAIKRMLELGLVRNLTYF from the exons atgggtgAATCCAAGGCGTTGGAGGTTCCCCAA GTGACCAGCCACGATGAGAGCTCTGGCCCCCGCCTGATCCCTTTCCTGCTGATAAAAATGATCAACAAGTCTC GAGGGAAGATACTCGGGGTGCTGGCGCTGTTTCTGGTGATGGTTTGGTACTCGATCTACCGGGAAGACAG CTTTTATTTCCCTGTGCAAGAAAACAACAAGACAACGTGTCCCCTTGGGGAGGTGGAAAAGAAAGCGGCGCAGCTCATTGGGAA CTACACAAGGGACCACCCACTGTTCTTGCAGCTGAAGGACTATTTTTGGGTGAAGACGCCGTCGCTCTACGAGCTGCCCTACGGCACCAAGGGAAGTG AAGACGTCCTGCTGCGCCTGCTGTCCATCACCCACTACTCCCTGCCCGAGAGCATCCAGAG CCTCAAGTGCAGGAGGTGTGCTGTGGTGGGCAACGGCCACCGGCTCCGCAACAGCTCCATGGGGGACACCATCAACACCTACGACGTCGTGATCAG GCTGAACAACGCCCCGGTCCATGGTTATGAGCAGGACGTGGGCTCCAAGACCACCATGCGCCTCTTCTACCCAGAGTCAGCCCACTTTGACCCCCGGACCGAGAACAACCCCGACACGCTGCTGGTGCTTGTGCCCTTCAAGCCCATGGACTTCCAGTGGATGGAGGCCATCCTTAACGACAAGAAGAGG GTTCGGAAAGGGTTTTGGAAACAGCCCCCATTGATCTGGGACGCCAACCCAGAGCAAGTGCGCGTCCTCAATCCCTACTACATGGAAGTAACTGCTGCTAAACTGCTCAACCTCCCCATGAAGCAACCACGGAAGGTCAAACAG AAGCCCaccacagggctgctggccaTCACCTTGGCACTGCACTTCTGTGACCTGGTGCACATTGCGGGCTTTGGCTACCCCGATTCGGCCAACAAGAAGCAAACCATCCACTACTACGAACAGATCACACTCAAATCCATGGCC GCGTCAGAGCACAACGTGTCACACGAGGCCGTGGCCATCAAGCGGATGCTGGAGCTGGGACTCGTCAGGAACCTCACCTACTTCTGA
- the ST3GAL4 gene encoding CMP-N-acetylneuraminate-beta-galactosamide-alpha-2,3-sialyltransferase 4 isoform X2, which translates to MEIPESKHGTEVTSHDESSGPRLIPFLLIKMINKSRGKILGVLALFLVMVWYSIYREDRYTQLFYFPVQENNKTTCPLGEVEKKAAQLIGNYTRDHPLFLQLKDYFWVKTPSLYELPYGTKGSEDVLLRLLSITHYSLPESIQSLKCRRCAVVGNGHRLRNSSMGDTINTYDVVIRLNNAPVHGYEQDVGSKTTMRLFYPESAHFDPRTENNPDTLLVLVPFKPMDFQWMEAILNDKKRVRKGFWKQPPLIWDANPEQVRVLNPYYMEVTAAKLLNLPMKQPRKVKQKPTTGLLAITLALHFCDLVHIAGFGYPDSANKKQTIHYYEQITLKSMAASEHNVSHEAVAIKRMLELGLVRNLTYF; encoded by the exons ATGGAGATACCGGAGAGTAAACACGGCACCGAG GTGACCAGCCACGATGAGAGCTCTGGCCCCCGCCTGATCCCTTTCCTGCTGATAAAAATGATCAACAAGTCTC GAGGGAAGATACTCGGGGTGCTGGCGCTGTTTCTGGTGATGGTTTGGTACTCGATCTACCGGGAAGACAGGTACACACAGCT CTTTTATTTCCCTGTGCAAGAAAACAACAAGACAACGTGTCCCCTTGGGGAGGTGGAAAAGAAAGCGGCGCAGCTCATTGGGAA CTACACAAGGGACCACCCACTGTTCTTGCAGCTGAAGGACTATTTTTGGGTGAAGACGCCGTCGCTCTACGAGCTGCCCTACGGCACCAAGGGAAGTG AAGACGTCCTGCTGCGCCTGCTGTCCATCACCCACTACTCCCTGCCCGAGAGCATCCAGAG CCTCAAGTGCAGGAGGTGTGCTGTGGTGGGCAACGGCCACCGGCTCCGCAACAGCTCCATGGGGGACACCATCAACACCTACGACGTCGTGATCAG GCTGAACAACGCCCCGGTCCATGGTTATGAGCAGGACGTGGGCTCCAAGACCACCATGCGCCTCTTCTACCCAGAGTCAGCCCACTTTGACCCCCGGACCGAGAACAACCCCGACACGCTGCTGGTGCTTGTGCCCTTCAAGCCCATGGACTTCCAGTGGATGGAGGCCATCCTTAACGACAAGAAGAGG GTTCGGAAAGGGTTTTGGAAACAGCCCCCATTGATCTGGGACGCCAACCCAGAGCAAGTGCGCGTCCTCAATCCCTACTACATGGAAGTAACTGCTGCTAAACTGCTCAACCTCCCCATGAAGCAACCACGGAAGGTCAAACAG AAGCCCaccacagggctgctggccaTCACCTTGGCACTGCACTTCTGTGACCTGGTGCACATTGCGGGCTTTGGCTACCCCGATTCGGCCAACAAGAAGCAAACCATCCACTACTACGAACAGATCACACTCAAATCCATGGCC GCGTCAGAGCACAACGTGTCACACGAGGCCGTGGCCATCAAGCGGATGCTGGAGCTGGGACTCGTCAGGAACCTCACCTACTTCTGA
- the ST3GAL4 gene encoding CMP-N-acetylneuraminate-beta-galactosamide-alpha-2,3-sialyltransferase 4 isoform X4, whose translation MINKSRGKILGVLALFLVMVWYSIYREDRYTQLFYFPVQENNKTTCPLGEVEKKAAQLIGNYTRDHPLFLQLKDYFWVKTPSLYELPYGTKGSEDVLLRLLSITHYSLPESIQSLKCRRCAVVGNGHRLRNSSMGDTINTYDVVIRLNNAPVHGYEQDVGSKTTMRLFYPESAHFDPRTENNPDTLLVLVPFKPMDFQWMEAILNDKKRVRKGFWKQPPLIWDANPEQVRVLNPYYMEVTAAKLLNLPMKQPRKVKQKPTTGLLAITLALHFCDLVHIAGFGYPDSANKKQTIHYYEQITLKSMAASEHNVSHEAVAIKRMLELGLVRNLTYF comes from the exons ATGATCAACAAGTCTC GAGGGAAGATACTCGGGGTGCTGGCGCTGTTTCTGGTGATGGTTTGGTACTCGATCTACCGGGAAGACAGGTACACACAGCT CTTTTATTTCCCTGTGCAAGAAAACAACAAGACAACGTGTCCCCTTGGGGAGGTGGAAAAGAAAGCGGCGCAGCTCATTGGGAA CTACACAAGGGACCACCCACTGTTCTTGCAGCTGAAGGACTATTTTTGGGTGAAGACGCCGTCGCTCTACGAGCTGCCCTACGGCACCAAGGGAAGTG AAGACGTCCTGCTGCGCCTGCTGTCCATCACCCACTACTCCCTGCCCGAGAGCATCCAGAG CCTCAAGTGCAGGAGGTGTGCTGTGGTGGGCAACGGCCACCGGCTCCGCAACAGCTCCATGGGGGACACCATCAACACCTACGACGTCGTGATCAG GCTGAACAACGCCCCGGTCCATGGTTATGAGCAGGACGTGGGCTCCAAGACCACCATGCGCCTCTTCTACCCAGAGTCAGCCCACTTTGACCCCCGGACCGAGAACAACCCCGACACGCTGCTGGTGCTTGTGCCCTTCAAGCCCATGGACTTCCAGTGGATGGAGGCCATCCTTAACGACAAGAAGAGG GTTCGGAAAGGGTTTTGGAAACAGCCCCCATTGATCTGGGACGCCAACCCAGAGCAAGTGCGCGTCCTCAATCCCTACTACATGGAAGTAACTGCTGCTAAACTGCTCAACCTCCCCATGAAGCAACCACGGAAGGTCAAACAG AAGCCCaccacagggctgctggccaTCACCTTGGCACTGCACTTCTGTGACCTGGTGCACATTGCGGGCTTTGGCTACCCCGATTCGGCCAACAAGAAGCAAACCATCCACTACTACGAACAGATCACACTCAAATCCATGGCC GCGTCAGAGCACAACGTGTCACACGAGGCCGTGGCCATCAAGCGGATGCTGGAGCTGGGACTCGTCAGGAACCTCACCTACTTCTGA
- the ST3GAL4 gene encoding CMP-N-acetylneuraminate-beta-galactosamide-alpha-2,3-sialyltransferase 4 isoform X1 produces the protein MGESKALEVPQVTSHDESSGPRLIPFLLIKMINKSRGKILGVLALFLVMVWYSIYREDRYTQLFYFPVQENNKTTCPLGEVEKKAAQLIGNYTRDHPLFLQLKDYFWVKTPSLYELPYGTKGSEDVLLRLLSITHYSLPESIQSLKCRRCAVVGNGHRLRNSSMGDTINTYDVVIRLNNAPVHGYEQDVGSKTTMRLFYPESAHFDPRTENNPDTLLVLVPFKPMDFQWMEAILNDKKRVRKGFWKQPPLIWDANPEQVRVLNPYYMEVTAAKLLNLPMKQPRKVKQKPTTGLLAITLALHFCDLVHIAGFGYPDSANKKQTIHYYEQITLKSMAASEHNVSHEAVAIKRMLELGLVRNLTYF, from the exons atgggtgAATCCAAGGCGTTGGAGGTTCCCCAA GTGACCAGCCACGATGAGAGCTCTGGCCCCCGCCTGATCCCTTTCCTGCTGATAAAAATGATCAACAAGTCTC GAGGGAAGATACTCGGGGTGCTGGCGCTGTTTCTGGTGATGGTTTGGTACTCGATCTACCGGGAAGACAGGTACACACAGCT CTTTTATTTCCCTGTGCAAGAAAACAACAAGACAACGTGTCCCCTTGGGGAGGTGGAAAAGAAAGCGGCGCAGCTCATTGGGAA CTACACAAGGGACCACCCACTGTTCTTGCAGCTGAAGGACTATTTTTGGGTGAAGACGCCGTCGCTCTACGAGCTGCCCTACGGCACCAAGGGAAGTG AAGACGTCCTGCTGCGCCTGCTGTCCATCACCCACTACTCCCTGCCCGAGAGCATCCAGAG CCTCAAGTGCAGGAGGTGTGCTGTGGTGGGCAACGGCCACCGGCTCCGCAACAGCTCCATGGGGGACACCATCAACACCTACGACGTCGTGATCAG GCTGAACAACGCCCCGGTCCATGGTTATGAGCAGGACGTGGGCTCCAAGACCACCATGCGCCTCTTCTACCCAGAGTCAGCCCACTTTGACCCCCGGACCGAGAACAACCCCGACACGCTGCTGGTGCTTGTGCCCTTCAAGCCCATGGACTTCCAGTGGATGGAGGCCATCCTTAACGACAAGAAGAGG GTTCGGAAAGGGTTTTGGAAACAGCCCCCATTGATCTGGGACGCCAACCCAGAGCAAGTGCGCGTCCTCAATCCCTACTACATGGAAGTAACTGCTGCTAAACTGCTCAACCTCCCCATGAAGCAACCACGGAAGGTCAAACAG AAGCCCaccacagggctgctggccaTCACCTTGGCACTGCACTTCTGTGACCTGGTGCACATTGCGGGCTTTGGCTACCCCGATTCGGCCAACAAGAAGCAAACCATCCACTACTACGAACAGATCACACTCAAATCCATGGCC GCGTCAGAGCACAACGTGTCACACGAGGCCGTGGCCATCAAGCGGATGCTGGAGCTGGGACTCGTCAGGAACCTCACCTACTTCTGA